In Oryza sativa Japonica Group chromosome 1, ASM3414082v1, the genomic stretch CTAGACTCAAGAACAGCAAATGCAAGAATCTGTGATCAGGAATGACCGGCAGTATATCCTCCATGGGGCCATTGTAAAGGCAGCGACTAGATCATACCAGCAAAGGCTAGAGAAAACACCACATCTGAGAAATCTGGGTCCTTTTTTGCCTtggtctgaagtctgaactgctCACATTCATCGCATATTCCTCACTACTATCTACTCTACTACTGTTGTTGAGATAAGGATGCACATGTAGAATAACATCTCCCAATCCAAATTGCCTCTGAAGAGTCGGGAGTGAAACAGCGATCGGGTCAACTGGGGGTCTCGTGACACTGGATAGTTAGCAAAGCTACTGCAATTAGGAGCGGCGCGATTGGTCCGGAGTCGGACGTGTTGCGATGCGAACTGATCGTCTCAGAGTGAATTCCAAGTGGCAATGTTTGATCTTCTCTCAAGCAGAGTAGACCAAGTTGACGTACACGTTTGATATTTGGCACACGTGgtaggggagatggggagaggtgTCCAGGAGCTTGTCTAAATCCACAATATTAGCTCACCGCGACACGTGTCCTGGTAGGCTCTTCCGTGAAACTTCAGTGCGCGTTTCTAGATGTTTACTGTACACTTGCTGCCCTGCCAGTCATCCGGAGTTCTGAAATTCGCTAGAAGTAGTCGAGAACATATTCTCAGAAGTAGTAACTTATGttccagaaaaaagaaagaagtttGGAAAGGTGACTTACGGGGATACAGTAGTTTCTTAATCTCTTCTACTCTGCATTAAGTGCCGGATAATACCGTGCTGCATTTCTGAATTATGAATTCCTTGCCGTTTACGGAATGAAAATAGCTGTTAATTGTGCAGTTAGCTGCTGTTAGAGTGGATTGAAGTCATCATATACAGCAGTGAAAGAATTTGGTCGCCAACACGACATCTGAAAACCGCCAGCAACCTTGCCGTGCGTCAACCACCTTCACATTTCAATTCCCTCGCGACCGCTTCATCGCCGCTGGTTCTTGAGGAGCAAGAGGGGAAAAGTGTGGGGGGGCGTAGACTAGTTCTGTTAATTATCTTAGGAGGGTTTgttccaaaaagaaaagaaaaataaaatcttaggAGGGCAGGGGCACCAAACTGTGTAGGTAGGTGGCGTCCAGGTCAACTTTTCAATGCAGAGAAGCCATCTTTGTGCTTAACGAAGATTTTGGGCAATAATTAGCTAGTCATCAAGAAGGAAGTTGGGCAACAAGAATCTCGTGCATATGTAACCCGTGGTGATGGCCACATCACGTTGCTTGCGTCATCTCTGGATTTCAGTTGGGGGCTCTGGATCAATAGTGTTTTAGGATATCCTGTACTGGCTGTAACAACTAACAAGTGTGCATACTGAATTGAGAGTGGGATATACCccgcaaaaaaaagagaaagaattgAGAGTGTATATACTAGTATGGCTGTGATTATACAGTGGTGTCTGCAAGTGCCAATGTGCCATGCTGGGTTGGTAcatgttggttttttttttttcatgaacctGGGTCTCTTTAACAATCTGAGACAAGTTGGTGTGAGTTAATAATATTCTCATGTTGTGAGTTAATAATATTCTCTGTGTGCGATGAGATGATATAGGGCTGTCCTTGAGACAAGTTGGTGTGATTCTGACTGCTATTGTAGTTGTGTTCAGTGGGCATATCCAGCAAGGGGGTGAatggttcaaaaaaaaaagagcaagggGGTGAAAAAAAATGGTGTGTTTCTGAGTAGTACAACTGTAGTTGAGTTCAGTGCCATACCCTGCAGcaagaggggagggaaggggaaaaaaaatctaggcACGAGATCATTGGACGATGGCGACGCGCAACAGTGAAACGTGCCAGTAGGGCATATGGTGCGTGCGCGGCGTGAACCGTGATGCGTCGGCCCGTCGGTGACGCGCGCACCTGGTCCAGCGCCGGCGCCAAGATAAGTCTCGAGATCAAGAATTCCGAGAGAACCTTTCCTTCCTGATCAGCAGCCAGCCGCCCGGCCACTTCCGGGCGAATTCATGCACAGCCCGGAGATAATTACAGATGCGCGGCGTTGCACGCAATACTACTACTCCACTACCAATCATGCGTGCGAAACAGTATAGGTGCATGCACCGTGCGTGCGCGATACTATTCAGAAGGTAGGGGATAAACTTGGCAGCCGGGGGTGGGTGAACAGAGTGGTAGAAATCTATTGTCAGCCAGGCAAAAACAAACGCCGGGGCCACTGTCGCTTTGGCGTGCCGAATTGCTGCATACTCCGGTCACCCTCTGCAAGCAGCACACCACGTTAGTGCTTACGCCTCTCCTCTGCAAGCTGCGAAGCAAAAGAAAGACAAACAAAGTGAAAGTAATGGAAAAGAAGCCGGTGCGGTTAATCTTTCTCTGAAACGGATCATGACGACGATTCAGAGTTTAGATTATTCCCCATGGGACGTTTGCCTTGTCCCGGTGGTGCACCAACCACAAGTCCGCAAgcaagatagatagatagaccaTAGATATGCCGTTCGCCCGTTCCTGTACCGGATAAGTCTTCTTGTGTTGTGTAATGTGTCTGTGTTAGGTCAGTACTAATTTCTACTCAGGTATGAAACGTGACCACGGTTTGGTGCAGGTAAATTCGGTCACGAGGCCAGTATATATTTGGATTTTTCAGTGAAGCCATCCGAGAATGACTTTCGCTGCATGGAGTTCAACAATTCAACCAACATGTGTTAGTTgacagtattttttttacaccaTTGGAAGATTTCACGGTCAGTGCCAATGATACCCATTACCCAAGAGGCTTATAATAGTCAAGCAGAGCATATGCTACTCTATTCTGAGCTCGCTGGACCAAACGGTAGGTGAGGGCCAGGCACGTTTGATTTGTTCAGAAAGTCAAAACATGTGCCGGAATCGCATTTGCATCGTTGCATGGCCGAACTGTTCgggctggagagagagagagagagaggagcagttCAGCCTAACTACACATGCCGCGCAAAACATGGTGCGAACCGAGCCACACCTACAGGGAGATCTAGCGAAGGGTACCCAATCGAACCAAAGAGATCCGAGCGAAACAAACTCATTTTCTAATCGTGGTGGCCTAACAAGTCGGGCAGATTTGCTGTTGGTGCTACTCAGATATGTGCAGTATCGATCTCACATAGTCACATCCCGTGAACAGCCTGGCTGTCTCTTGTTGGTGTTTGTACGTCTGATCAGTCGATCGAATCACATGCCGCTGATAAGCACATGCGACTGGATCATCAGGGAGAGGAGGGATAGGTTGATCTCATGGCTCGTGATGAGCTGGTAGCTAGCGCCTAACTGTGAAGCGGGCACGCGTGATGTAATGCATTGTGAGACAATTGCATCTCCACACGACGCGAGATCGCGTGCTCTTCCCTCTCTTTTGTGGCTGTGGCTAGATCACGCGAGCAAATTCCACGTTTATTTCCCGTGTTTGCGCGATGTGCTACGGACTGCTCGTTGGGTTTCAAGAGAACTTTTAGGCGAGATCCATCAGTAGTCGTACGAGTAGCACGTACATAACCTAATCGCAATGCACTGCCTAACTTGCAGGACCGCACCTACATGTTGATATATGTTGAAGGACATCTTGATAGCGATCAATCAGCATGTGGTTGCCAATTGAACACCAATATCTAGATCACTTCCAAAGGTTCGATCAATCCAGCTCGAATGTGGCAATCTTGAGCTCAGATTCCACTGGTGTTTTTGCAATGCTGTGAGCCGGTGGGCATCAAGCCCCTAAAAGAACAGAGGAAGATGAACAGGGCCTGTTCACAGTGCCTCGCTATCCATCCAAAAAGGTAAACAGCAGAGTTAGCTTTGACCTCTCCTCTCCTAAAGTGGATCATCGAtatctttttattaaaaaagaaattccacacaaaaaggagagaggaagtACGATATGACGTCCTCGTGGGCCTAAAGTGACGTCATAGTGACGCGCAGTAAAACGGCATGCTTTTCTCCGTACGGCTCAACAACGGGTTTAGTGAAATCGCCGGGTGTAATCACACGTGATTAAGTCGCAATCCAGTATTCCGTACGCAAAACTGCTTGCAGAACAGACCTGCCAACTTTACTAGAAGGGGATGGATTGCCGTTCGCTAACGACTCCGATCCTGATCGCTGGAAACATGAGCTAATTTTGACATATTCATAATTCATGTCTCGCTCGAACTAATTTTGGTCTCGAACTGTCACGTGATTGATTTGCAAAGTAGTAAAGGAGACGTAATGAAAAGTTAAATGCACCAACTGGTTGGTCACAACGAGAGGAAATTTGAGcggaatttaattttattactcTGTTCCTGTTACAAACACAATCGAATCTCACTGATTCAGTCCCGTCAGTATCGAACGGGTGAAAAATTTCATTTTTACCACTGCCAAGATGTACGTGCAGGTAACTGCCCTGCCTAATGGAGGATTCGATCGCTTCTGCTTCATTGCGCGGGACATGGTTGACGCCatccgcggcgacggcgaactgCTCCATCTCTGGGTCAGACAGTTCTGCCCAGACGAAGTAGTCCGCGTCGCTGGCCGGCGGCGtgacggcggcgaaggagaccTCGTCGTGCACCTCGATCCATCCTTCGTCGGAGTCCCAGTCCGGCAAGGCCGAGGCGGCGCACGCCAATGCACCGAtcctctccgccgcgccggttggcatctcgtcgtcctcgtcgtcggtgtCTGAGTCCCAGAACGCGTCATGCAGCGTGCTCTTGGGGGATGCACGTTCTTGCTTCGCCGGCTCCGGCCAGCGGTCgagggccgcggcggaggcAACGAATGGGTGTTCCAGGAGCTGCGCCGCCGTTGACCTGTCGGACGCGTTCCTCTCGAAGCAGCCATCCAGGAAGTCCTTGGCCTCCGCTGACAGCCACCCGGGAACCTCCGGCACGGCGTTCGTGTACCCGATCCGGTGGACTGCGGCAAGGATGTCGTCCATGTCGCTCCACGGCGCGCGGCCGGTGGCCATCTCGATGATGGTGCAGCCGAGGGCCCAGACATCGGCCGCCGGCCCctgctcctccccgcgcgccacCTCCGGCGCCATGAACGCCGGCGTGCCGCCGATCGGCCCCGCCGAGTCCATGACCCTCGCGCACCCGAAGTCCGTGAGCCTCGCCCGGCCGTCGCTCCCGATCACGACGTTCCTCGCCTTGACGTCGCCGTGCACCAGCGAATTCCCGTGGAGGTACGCCAGCCCCCTCGCCACGTCAGCGGCGTACGCCCGGATGGCCGGCTCCGGGAGGCAGCCCCCGTTCCTGGCGGCCTCGTCGGCGAGCGACCCGCCGGGCGCGAACTCGAGGAACAGCTGGTACtcgccgcccgcggcggcgcgcgatcCGAGGCAGGGGACGATGTGCGGCGAGCAGAGCCCGGACAGGACACGCCCCTCTCGCCGCAGctgcgccgcggcgccgccggcggaggccgACTTGACGGCCATGAGCTCCCCTGAGTCGTCGTCGGACGCGAGCCACACCACGGCGCCGGACGCCCCGCGGCCCAGCGTGCGCACCCGCCTGAGCTGCTTAGCCATTGCCTCGATTTCTTGGTCCTTGGAATTCTTCTCtctttgtttcttctttttttcttgccTTGTGCGTATGGAGTCAGTGTGTGGCGTGCGGTGAGGAGGGGGAGAGGTGTATTTGTATGGCCCAGCGGAGCGTGTGCAACACGTGCGGAAACGGCTTTGTGCtgcgagaggagagagaaaaatagcTTAGGCAGCGTGCGTTTTTGGTAGCCTCCCGCACCGCACCACCATATGCCCCACGCACCCACACTCTCCCTCCCCTGCATCTGCATGTCTGCAAAGGAAGGTGGAACGAAGTTGTAGCTCCGGTTGTGGTCGTGCGTTTTTTGGCCTTTTTTCGCCGGCGTTTTGTCCTGCGATTCTCCGTTTGACGGATCGGCGTCACTGCCGCCGGCCAGGTGCATCGGCACCTGTGGCCCGGGGGCCTGTGTGGGTATCCAGCCGATACGCGCAGCCGCACATGCCCTTTATCGCGTGACACTTGTCCCCGCACGTGGTCTGCGATCTGCTCGGGCAACCGGTAAGAGCAAATTTAAGCCATCAACCAGCTACAATTCATTTATAACCAATTTAATAACTAATTTATAAAtagttacatataaatatatagcaatgGTTAGAGACGGGATGCCGTCCCCAACAGgatgctcctcctccacaaCGCGATTCTCACCCACGCGAcgcggccgaaaccctaaacaCGCACCAAGCCTCCTTTGCAGCGCCGCGTCCAccccccgccgctgccgtcgcgccTGCGCTGCCCATCCTTCACCCTCAACGTGCACCAGGCCTCCTCTGCGGCGCCGTCGGCTCGGGCTTGGCCTACCGTGAGGGCAGAGGTCCCGGCATTTGTGGAGTTACTCGCAGGTGGAGCTCCGAGCCGCCACAGGCAGGTTCGCTGCGGCGAACATCATGTCAGAGTGCGGCGAGAAGGCGCCCAACCTTGTCTACAGGGGACGGTGCAGGAGGCCAGCCGCGCCGTCGGGATGCTCCTCCCCTAATAGGATATCTAGTAGAAatcacctgatacctggtaGGTATCATTCGATACCTCGCAAATATCATGCGATTCATGGTAGAAATCGtttgatacctgataggtatcacatgatacctcgcgagtatcaagcgatacgtggtagaaattGTCTGATACCTAACaggtatcacatgatacctcgcgagtatcacacgatacgtggtagaaatcgcatgatacctgataagtaTCACCTGAAACATGTGtagaatcgtctgatacctgataggtatcacacctGATACCTACTCGGTATCATCCCAATCGAAAACAAGATCTCGTTATATAGCAGCTAAATAGTTACACATagatatatactacactattaatatgtGGTCTCATATCTTATACTCACACAACGTTTTACAATCCGTGTTACTGctgactataaatctgtagtctgttttacttctctcttctcttatcATCTCCATATATACTTATAATTGATTTGCAGCCTGCTATTGGACTTGCTCTAATCTCGACGTCTCCTTTTGCCTCGCCAACGGATAAGGCCTGCAAAAAATGATTGAATCATCGTGTTACCATCTCTCTCTTTGCTACTGTTTGTTCGTTCTTTCCTCTCATCGCTCCTGCTAGCCTTTATGGGTGATGTCCAGTCTAAGGTACTCCCTTCGGTCTGATAATATTAGTTGTTTTGGACAATGataaagtcaaattttaaaatctttgactacaaataatttctaaaatatttatcttaaaaatatgaaaaccatATGtttagattagtcttaaaaagtactccaataaaatcatatatttattaatatttttatatatattataatagaaaatagttgtTAAAGTTATTTTTTGAAGACTGTGTCTTTGTTCAaaatgacaagtattatcaacccggagagAGTAGTACATTTCAACACCTGAAACCgaacatataaaataaaatgacCGTTTTGGGGGGATAAGTCTGGCTGATCTCTCAACGTCCTTGTGCTTGGGGTTTGGCCGGATGATCAGTTTAGACCTCTTGCATCTGGCGTAACACTTTTGGCTGGCACATGTGCTGTATGATAGCTGTCTGTCATCTTTGATGTGTGCTCTGGTCGATTTAAGCCTGAAAGCTCTTCCATCGAACCCCTAAACTTGGTTTTGCGAATTTTGTGTCCCTTTCGCCCTAATGAGAGTACGAGCAACAAGGAGCAATGCTATTCCATATTTCCAGGGCGTCATCCACATTAGATGATTCAGGTGATCGACACGTGTGATACTCTATCTGTACAGTTTGTGCTGTACCAAGAGCCAGTGTATTTACTGTTGGGTTACCCAGACTCCCAGAGCTGTACCGCTGCCCACTTTTTCATGCTGGTTATTGTCTTCTTTTTCGCATGCACCCCCtctgtattaaaaaaaatatcttagttatctaaaaatattattttggcttaaaattttgtcaaaaaaaactgTCTTTTTAAAGTTGAGGGTCTACTGACGTCTTTAATATGCTCCTCTGTAGTACttgatttctttttcttatctTACCTATTTTTTTAGAACATTATCTTACATATTGAACCAATAGTACCACTTCTTCCTCTGTCATATCCATGTTATAAGTTATATGCCAAATCCGTTATATTTTAGAACCGTTGGATTATTTGTTTATTACCCTCTCTTTGCAGGCTACACTAAATTAATTACACATGCATATGCGTATTTTACAGTTGAGAAAGATAGTGGCACATGTCACCTTCAATTCACTAGTGCTCTCAGCCTCTCCTCACCTTGCCAATCATTCATGCTTTTGGGGAAGGCTTCCATCTCGATTTTAATATCAGTAACCGACTGTTTGCGCTTGCGGTTATTAGCTCAAACAAAAACTTGACTACTCCAGGTTTCCAATACCAACCATTTCTTGCAACGAAGATTCCTTTGGATCTTCTTTCTCAACTTGAGATCTTTTTATGCGTGTGCTTATAAACTTTGCCTCTGCTCAACAACTACAATAGCCGACGGCGCCCAAAGACTTCCTCCGGAAGATGAACCTCGCCCTGTATACGGTCGACTTGAACGTGGAAATTCTATGTTGTGGTATTACTAGATTTATGCATATTCGACATCTATGTGCAATTTTAAAATCTGACTCGATCacatctttaattttaaaaCTACAAACTACTATGTTTGAACAATGTTTTTCCATTCACTTGTTGAAACTACTAACTTTTgttccttaaaaaaaactaaaacatgTCTTTCAGTATGTGCTTGACATTTTTGTGCGTATAAtaaaattctttttttctttttatttttttggttgcAAAACAATCTATTTGGTTGTTTTTTGTCATTACAAGGTAAATTGtagattggggggggggggggggggttattaAACCATTTTCATTATTAAGAAAATCTAGATGTGATTATTAGGAGATTATTTACGGAGTTGGGAGTTGAGACAATTTAGAACATGACCAACATAATCCCTAAATGAAACCCAATTCGAGGTTTAAAACATGCTCCAACAATTACCCTAGATATATATCCAAAAATTGGAATCCCATTATCCTCCAGTCCTCCTTTCTCGCTCTCCACAAGTCAGGAGATACTCTCACTCCCAATTTTCCCACGGCAAAAGGAGAGGGCGACACGTGGAGAGATCGCGCGCGTGGGAGGGGATGGGCAGAGCAATTTTTTGTTTATGTATATGTTGGTAGTTAGGGGTGGGTGGTGGATCTAGTTTTTATTATTGGGAGTTAATTTAAGATATCTGTtggaaataaaaatatatttacaccTTAAAATCAAATTAGGAATTCCAAAAATAGAATTTTAGAGAGAGTTTTTTTGGGTGTCTGTTAAATGATCCCCAAATGTAATAACTAGCTAGATTTCATAGCACAACATAAAACACCAGCTGCAAATGGCCGGTTCTAAGCTTGGCCATCAATAGCCCGAAACGAACCCCAatcctattttttttacttctgtAGAAAGAAAATTCATCCaacatatattatatactaaaagtccattaaacaccTTAGAGACGCCCTTACATCGTCATGTGGCACTGGTACAAATACTTCTAAGACGTCAcgggtgctctaataaattggAGAAGATTTTAGAAATTCTATACTAACAAATAATAAGTACACTcatatttaaagaaaaaaatgtacCTATACTAACAAAATTTGATAGTTTGAGTGGTACTATTTACGTAGTACAAATTTGTGTCTCTACTAAATCACATATAGACTCAAAACTTCCACGTAGTGATACCACTGCATATTCTCAATTCTTGATCTTCCATATCTTCCCTATGTCTCTCAGACTCTTCTCTTTGTCCGTCCCCAATGGTCCCCATTGACGCATGTACAACACAACTTGGATAGCTTACGTAGGTATCGCAGGTGTGTGAATAGTCGGGCTGAGGTGAGCCCAATGGGAGGCCTGCGGTAGCGGCAAAGCCAATTGGACATTTTACAATGCAGTCCTCTAGGGTGGGACTACAAGAAACTATGCGCTAGATGTGAAGAATTATGTCAAAATCTCACTTAGGCAAGCCAATACAACGAATCAGATTGATGTGTCTTTTTGGAGATTGAATTGGTGTATAAATAAAAATCTCGGGAAGTCTGTTGATAGCGAAGCTAGCATGTGTAGGTTTCAAGGGCAACTGCCATATCGATGGTGGATCAGC encodes the following:
- the LOC4326919 gene encoding mitogen-activated protein kinase kinase kinase 17; this translates as MAKQLRRVRTLGRGASGAVVWLASDDDSGELMAVKSASAGGAAAQLRREGRVLSGLCSPHIVPCLGSRAAAGGEYQLFLEFAPGGSLADEAARNGGCLPEPAIRAYAADVARGLAYLHGNSLVHGDVKARNVVIGSDGRARLTDFGCARVMDSAGPIGGTPAFMAPEVARGEEQGPAADVWALGCTIIEMATGRAPWSDMDDILAAVHRIGYTNAVPEVPGWLSAEAKDFLDGCFERNASDRSTAAQLLEHPFVASAAALDRWPEPAKQERASPKSTLHDAFWDSDTDDEDDEMPTGAAERIGALACAASALPDWDSDEGWIEVHDEVSFAAVTPPASDADYFVWAELSDPEMEQFAVAADGVNHVPRNEAEAIESSIRQGSYLHVHLGSGKNEIFHPFDTDGTESVRFDCVCNRNRVIKLNSAQISSRCDQPVGAFNFSLRLLYYFANQSRDSSRPKLVRARHEL